The following proteins are encoded in a genomic region of Elusimicrobiota bacterium:
- a CDS encoding response regulator, giving the protein MRKHDFSVKPRILVADETHDLADVYGFLFTAAGYRVSRAYDGLTAAALAKVLKPEVAILNQDLPGLTGLALLRELRAAGARTKVIITSARDDFAPLAARARSEGAEFCVRQPCPAERLLKMVSALRATSARGR; this is encoded by the coding sequence ATGCGAAAACACGATTTTTCCGTCAAGCCGCGGATACTGGTCGCCGACGAGACGCACGACCTCGCCGACGTCTACGGGTTCCTCTTCACCGCGGCCGGCTACCGCGTCTCCCGGGCCTACGACGGCCTCACCGCGGCGGCGCTGGCGAAGGTCCTCAAGCCCGAGGTTGCGATCCTCAACCAGGACCTGCCGGGCCTGACCGGCCTCGCCCTCCTGAGGGAGCTGCGCGCGGCGGGCGCGAGGACGAAGGTGATCATCACCAGCGCGCGGGACGATTTCGCGCCGCTGGCCGCGCGCGCGCGGTCGGAGGGCGCGGAGTTCTGCGTGCGCCAGCCCTGCCCCGCCGAACGGCTCCTGAAGATGGTCTCGGCGCTGCGCGCTACATCTGCTCGGGGGCGCTGA
- a CDS encoding Bax inhibitor-1/YccA family protein encodes MSYSPPGLMSAAEIESRSFIQKVYAWMSVGLAVTGACALYMASDPRMIMALVQNKVLFYGLMIAELGLVVFLSGWVKTMEVGTARLAFLFYAALSGVTLSVIFLIYTRGSIANAFFLTGGMFAVMSAYGYMTKTDLTSMGNFMMMGLVGIILASVVNWWTKSPAVEWAVSILSVIVFTGLTAYDTQKIKAMNVVGNAGTDEDTKEAISGALTLYLDFINLFLSLLRLTGRRRD; translated from the coding sequence ATGAGCTATTCCCCCCCGGGCCTGATGTCCGCCGCCGAGATCGAGTCGCGCTCCTTCATCCAGAAGGTCTACGCCTGGATGAGCGTGGGGCTCGCGGTCACCGGGGCGTGCGCGCTGTACATGGCCTCCGACCCGCGCATGATCATGGCCTTGGTCCAGAACAAGGTCCTCTTCTACGGGCTGATGATCGCCGAGCTCGGCCTGGTCGTCTTCCTGTCCGGCTGGGTCAAGACGATGGAGGTCGGCACGGCGCGGCTGGCCTTCCTGTTCTACGCGGCGCTCAGCGGCGTGACCTTGTCGGTCATCTTCCTGATCTACACCCGCGGCTCCATCGCCAACGCCTTCTTCCTGACCGGCGGGATGTTCGCCGTCATGAGCGCCTACGGCTACATGACGAAGACCGACCTCACCTCGATGGGCAACTTCATGATGATGGGCCTCGTCGGGATCATCCTCGCCTCCGTCGTGAACTGGTGGACGAAGAGCCCCGCCGTCGAGTGGGCCGTCTCGATCCTCAGCGTGATCGTCTTCACCGGGCTGACCGCCTACGACACCCAGAAGATCAAGGCGATGAACGTCGTCGGCAACGCGGGCACGGACGAGGACACGAAGGAGGCGATCTCCGGCGCGCTCACCTTGTACCTCGACTTCATCAACCTGTTCCTGAGCCTGCTGCGCCTCACGGGCCGCCGCCGCGACTAG
- a CDS encoding ATP-dependent Clp protease ATP-binding subunit produces the protein MSDLSKMTDWTKLQGMLKASDSESKRFTVDEAKLVEHLRSRVKGQDEIVEDVARLIRLSWMKDKRTRPVCNLLFLGPTGTGKTELAKAICEYLFGDEQALLRFDCSELASAEMGKSRLTGASSGYVGAEQGGQLTRPMFANPKRVVLFDEIEKAHPTVFDLLLQVMGEGRLTEQGSGKTADFTQSVIIMTSNSLADSMGKAVQGLTDYPRIMNAIKTLLAESGTFRPEILGRVDKVYLFKPLAGMQVAEISLLKISKLGQEYGIETHFVAPELIVQALEANMRVSKFGIRELERILFDQYAAYFVEARAANAKSVSFEVADDGTIVCKRDPAP, from the coding sequence GTGAGCGATCTTTCCAAGATGACGGACTGGACCAAGCTCCAGGGGATGCTCAAGGCCTCGGACTCGGAGAGCAAGCGCTTCACGGTCGACGAGGCCAAGCTCGTCGAGCACCTGCGCTCGCGCGTGAAGGGCCAGGACGAGATCGTCGAGGACGTGGCGCGCCTCATCCGCCTGAGCTGGATGAAGGACAAGCGCACGCGGCCGGTGTGCAACCTCCTGTTCCTCGGGCCGACCGGCACGGGGAAGACCGAGCTGGCGAAGGCCATCTGCGAGTACCTGTTCGGCGACGAGCAGGCCTTGCTGCGCTTCGACTGCTCCGAGCTGGCCAGCGCCGAGATGGGAAAGTCCCGCCTGACGGGCGCGTCCTCCGGCTACGTGGGCGCCGAGCAGGGCGGGCAGCTGACGCGCCCCATGTTCGCCAACCCCAAGCGCGTCGTGCTCTTCGACGAGATCGAGAAGGCGCACCCGACCGTCTTCGACCTCCTCCTGCAGGTCATGGGAGAAGGGCGCCTGACCGAGCAGGGCAGCGGCAAGACCGCGGACTTCACCCAATCGGTGATCATCATGACGAGCAACTCACTCGCCGACTCGATGGGCAAGGCGGTGCAGGGCCTCACCGACTATCCCCGCATCATGAACGCGATCAAGACCTTGCTCGCCGAGAGCGGGACCTTCCGCCCCGAGATCCTCGGCCGCGTGGACAAGGTCTACCTGTTCAAGCCGTTGGCCGGCATGCAGGTCGCCGAGATCTCCTTGCTCAAGATCTCCAAGCTCGGCCAGGAGTACGGCATCGAGACGCATTTCGTCGCGCCCGAGCTGATCGTCCAGGCGCTCGAGGCCAACATGCGCGTCAGCAAGTTCGGCATCCGCGAGCTCGAGCGGATCCTGTTCGACCAGTACGCGGCCTACTTCGTCGAGGCCCGCGCGGCGAACGCCAAGTCGGTGTCCTTCGAGGTCGCCGACGACGGGACCATCGTCTGCAAGCGCGACCCGGCGCCCTGA
- a CDS encoding ATP-dependent Clp protease ATP-binding subunit: protein MRSSPTHPLFVLMAVMAIGGALIGVKQRAPEVLPWIFALAGVGMIYRFWAISREDAAARGEGLVDHEVLRKMRLRDYGSWIKENVRGQDAAVDLIVHSVQRGLELARPGRSLGSFLLVGPTGTGKTFLAQMTAMALWPEKEPVILRMNQFKDPHDLQGLLGAAGGAETGSLTGALLEDPYRVVLLDEIDKCHPDVLHGLFEALDGGQVRDRSSSKMVDFSGCVFFATCNAGAERLRALKTDDASSFAARARDALIKDAGFEKAFLARFSEIVLMDALAPIHIAEIACLQIAKQWREQGIVVSYLSPELLARAVALNAEFGEYGVRQLTRCLRRMMDPLLEEARQKGSSAVSLGLDPHTGGAVLGLARERP, encoded by the coding sequence GTGAGATCGAGCCCCACGCATCCCCTCTTCGTCCTGATGGCCGTGATGGCCATCGGCGGCGCCTTGATCGGGGTGAAGCAGCGCGCCCCCGAGGTGCTGCCCTGGATATTCGCGCTCGCCGGGGTCGGGATGATCTACCGCTTCTGGGCGATCTCGCGCGAGGACGCGGCCGCGCGCGGCGAGGGCCTCGTCGACCACGAGGTCCTGCGCAAGATGCGCCTGCGCGACTACGGCAGCTGGATCAAGGAGAACGTGCGCGGCCAGGACGCGGCCGTGGACCTGATCGTGCACAGCGTCCAGCGCGGCCTGGAGCTGGCGCGGCCCGGCCGCAGCCTGGGCTCCTTCCTCCTCGTCGGGCCGACGGGGACGGGCAAGACCTTCCTCGCGCAGATGACGGCGATGGCCCTGTGGCCGGAGAAGGAGCCGGTGATCCTGCGCATGAACCAGTTCAAGGACCCGCACGACCTGCAGGGCCTGCTGGGCGCCGCGGGCGGGGCGGAGACGGGCTCGCTGACCGGGGCGCTGCTCGAGGATCCCTACCGCGTCGTGCTGCTCGACGAGATCGACAAGTGCCACCCCGACGTCCTGCACGGCCTGTTCGAGGCGCTCGACGGCGGGCAGGTGCGCGACCGCTCCTCGTCGAAGATGGTCGATTTCAGCGGCTGCGTGTTCTTCGCGACCTGCAACGCGGGCGCGGAGCGCCTGCGCGCGCTCAAGACCGACGACGCCTCCTCGTTCGCGGCGCGCGCGCGCGACGCCTTGATCAAGGACGCCGGCTTCGAGAAGGCCTTCCTCGCCCGCTTCAGCGAGATCGTGCTGATGGACGCGCTGGCGCCGATCCACATCGCCGAGATCGCCTGCCTGCAGATCGCCAAGCAGTGGCGCGAGCAGGGCATCGTGGTCAGCTACCTCTCGCCCGAGCTGCTCGCGCGCGCGGTGGCGCTCAACGCCGAGTTCGGCGAGTACGGCGTGCGCCAGCTCACGCGCTGCCTGCGCCGCATGATGGATCCCCTGCTCGAGGAGGCCCGCCAGAAGGGCTCGAGCGCCGTCTCGCTGGGCCTCGACCCGCACACCGGCGGGGCGGTCCTGGGCCTCGCGAGGGAGCGGCCGTGA